DNA sequence from the Methanolobus sp. ZRKC5 genome:
AAGGGATCCGATAACAATAACTTTCAAGTTGCTAGCAAATACCTTTTTATCTTCAGTGACATCCTTCATTATGATCATATAGCCCACTTCATCATCTGATGCATCCATCAACGGAACTAGTGCAAAGTGCCATGTTTTCCCATTACTCTTGAATTCCGGAGCTGCTTCTGGTGAAATCTGACCATGGCCTAATTTTTCATTTTTAATGATATTATCTAATTCTTCAGGAAGCGCCATAGTGCTGTAAATTAAAGCTTGCGTGGGATAAAAACTCCAATTCCCATCTCTACCAAGCATTTGCATGCCATTTTCCCACTTCGCACAATCAAGTTTATCCTTGTAGATAAAAACAGCTATTTCTGAGTCGGATTTGTAAGCAACTGAGTTCAGAATGTCTTCAATTTCTTTACCTAGCTCAAAGTATCCAATCAGTGTCTCGTTTATGTATATTGGTTTCACTACACGCAGCGTGAAAGTACCCAGCGACCCCAATTCAATACCACTAACGACATCTCCTGTTCTTTCGGCTTCACGAATAGTAAAGCGATCGACAAAGCCACCCTTTTTATCAGGATTATGAACACGCACAAGATTCACACGATCAGGTCCCTGGAAGTAAATATGTGTTACATTGTGTACTGAGGAAAGCCTTCTGTACATATTCTGGGAAGTAGCCATTAGTTGTTCAACATCGCGTTTCTCTAATGCTGTTTCAATTTTTTCGTTCTCGAGAATCCAATTCATTTCCTCGGCTAATATGATTGACTGCTCTTGCAGCGAATGATTGTATTCTTCAGAAACAAAAATTGTCGTAAGCTGGATATGCTCATCCATCTTCTGGTTCTGCTGCCACCAAAAAATACCCGAGAAAGCAGCAATTAGAATAATGGCTGCAAGCACCAAAGGCACTAATAATTTCCAGAGAATTAAATTTGAAGATGTACTACTATTGGAACGTGCAAATCTATTTTTTATCTTTTTGGATGCAGTTTCTTTATCCATAATAAGTTACCTTCATCAACTCAAATTCTTTGATTTGCTTTTCATTCCTTTTCCCTGATCACGACTGCAGAAACAGTCGCAAATTCCTATTTTAGTGCACATCCTTGAGAAACGCATTTCATAAAATCATATATACTTATATAGTGAACCTTAAATCAGGAGTATATTATATTAATACCTCCATAATACTAATTATATATAACCATATTTATCTTCACTGCTGATGGTAGGGCTTTTTAGGCAATATTAGGTATAACTAAATTAAGCCCAACTAAATCACAAAATGGTGAAGATTACTTTAAAACTTATTTTCTTGGTCCCTATTTTATTCTTAACTCCTTAATGCAAAGTTCACTCAATTAAAATAACAAAGTATAAATATATATTATAATATACTGTTTTTAAATAGTTTTTGGGTGTGAGGATGAACATAATAATATTTTCCCTGAATATTTACAGGAAAATGATGCTATTTTTCCTGATATTAACACTTGTATACTCATGTATTCTGATTACATCGGCAAATTCCGTTGTTAGCATATCACCATCTACACAGGAAGTATATGCAAAACAGAATTTCGATGTCTACATCAATATAGAACCAGATATACCAATAGCCGGTGCACAACTGGACATTTTATTTAACAATAACATGTTTTCTGCAAATGATGTGGATGATGAGGGATTCTTTGAACAGGGAGATTCCATGTCAATTTTTATTGGAGGAACAGTTGATAATCCGCAAGGAAAAATCAACGGTTTGTTTGCCGTAACACTTGGACAGGATGAGATAAGTACCTCTGGAAACTTTGCGCACATCACATTCACTGCAAGCAATAACACAGGAAATTACATTATCAGTCTTTCCAATGTGATATTAAGTGATTCTGAAGGAAAGGCTGTTCCAGTGACTATTCAGAACTCACAGGTTAAGATTCTGGGAGCTTCATCCACTTTAGTACAGGAAACCATTACCACCTCAGGTTGCGGAGCCGGTGGTGGTGGAGGCAATCCCGGCGAGAATATTGAGAATATTGACATTAAGGAAGTAGAGAAACTATATATTACCGGAGACTCAGAAGTCATTTATCTCTTTGATGAGAACGCAAATCCCATTAAATTTATCCGTTATAGATCATTGAAGAATGCAGGGTTCATAACAAGCACAATTGAAGTGCTTAAAGATGTATCATCAACTATTTCCGAAAAACCAGAGGGTACAATTTACAGAAATATCAATATATGGCTTGGAAAAGCAGGCTATGCAACAGAAACTAACATGAAAGACATGAGAATCTCTTTTGCAGTCCTTAAAAAATGGATTCTGGTAAATGATGTTGAAACAACTGATATACATTTGAAAAGGTACCATGAACATAAATGGGAAACACTCGAAACTAAAATGACTGGAGAGAATGAAGATTTTGTGATCTTTGAAGCGATAACCCCTGGATTTTCACCATTTGCCATAACTGCAGATGTACAATTTGAAAAAACGATGGATGAAACTCTTTCAAATAAGAAAAATGACAACGATATGATTACGCAGGAGGAAGATGAAAAAGAAGACAGCCTGTTTCCAAAGAACTCCATTTCAGCCTCAACAGATGAAGATTCAGCAAAACTTGCGCAGAACAGCTCACTAATTCTTTGTATGTCAATGTTCATCCTTTTACTTTGCAGACGTGGCAACGTTGTTTAAGTTTATTGACCAGGTTTTCTGAAAAAGCATAAATCCTGTCCACACCTTCTTTAAAGAGGAGAAGTAGAAAAATGATAGGAATAATGTCTGATTCACACGATAACATGGATGCCATCAAGGCTGCTGTGGAACTGTTCAATAAGAAGAAGGTCAAGACTGTCCTGCATGCAGGTGACATCATTTCCCCTTTCACTGCAACAGCTTTTAGCAAACTGGATGCAGATATGTATTTTGTTTTTGGGAATAATGACGGTGACAGATTGTTACTAAAAGAAAAATTTGAAGAATTGAATGCGCAATGTTGTGGCGACTTCGGTGATCTGGAGATTGATGGAAAAAGAATTGCGCTTCTTCATGGAATATATGAGCCTCCAGTAACTGCTCTGGCAGAATCAGGAGACTTTGATATAGTAGTCAGGGGACACACACACCATGCCGGTGTCACAAAAATAAACGAGACGTTATTGATAAATCCGGGTGAGACCGCAGGAGTGCTCACCGGAAAACGTACGGTGGCACTTCTTGATCCCGAACTTGGTGTTGAGATTGTAGAAATCTAAGAAAATATTTAGTGGAAGCTGCTTTAGAGCAGCTCCGATACCTTAGACAAAAATTCCTTAACCTGTGCAGGGTCAAGGTCAAGATCCTTGTTCTTTTTGATATCCAGATCAGTTAGAAGTATGTGTTTTCCAATTGGAATACCTGCTTCTTCCATTGTTGCTTGTGCACAGTTAAGAGGGCAACCATCGA
Encoded proteins:
- a CDS encoding PGF-pre-PGF domain-containing protein, giving the protein MNIIIFSLNIYRKMMLFFLILTLVYSCILITSANSVVSISPSTQEVYAKQNFDVYINIEPDIPIAGAQLDILFNNNMFSANDVDDEGFFEQGDSMSIFIGGTVDNPQGKINGLFAVTLGQDEISTSGNFAHITFTASNNTGNYIISLSNVILSDSEGKAVPVTIQNSQVKILGASSTLVQETITTSGCGAGGGGGNPGENIENIDIKEVEKLYITGDSEVIYLFDENANPIKFIRYRSLKNAGFITSTIEVLKDVSSTISEKPEGTIYRNINIWLGKAGYATETNMKDMRISFAVLKKWILVNDVETTDIHLKRYHEHKWETLETKMTGENEDFVIFEAITPGFSPFAITADVQFEKTMDETLSNKKNDNDMITQEEDEKEDSLFPKNSISASTDEDSAKLAQNSSLILCMSMFILLLCRRGNVV
- a CDS encoding metallophosphoesterase, producing the protein MIGIMSDSHDNMDAIKAAVELFNKKKVKTVLHAGDIISPFTATAFSKLDADMYFVFGNNDGDRLLLKEKFEELNAQCCGDFGDLEIDGKRIALLHGIYEPPVTALAESGDFDIVVRGHTHHAGVTKINETLLINPGETAGVLTGKRTVALLDPELGVEIVEI